AGTACTGTGTTCATAAGATGATGAGCGAAGGTAAGTTAGTAGTCTTACCGAGTAGGTTTAATTATTGCGAATACTAATGATTCGCATTTTAATTATCAACCTTTCTATGCTTGATAAAATGTGCAACTTACGGATCGATGCGGTTGGTAAACATTGGAATCGGTCAAATGCATACGTATTCGGTGTACAAATTCCGGTATACGCTTAGAAATACGCTGCTGCGATGAGTCTGAGACGTATAATTCTGGCCTGATATAACAATAATTATTTTGGCGTGTATCGTGCTTAAGATCGCGCTTTATCCATCACACAGGAGACAGTTCATAATGAATCACGCTGAGACCAATCGGTTTTTCACCTTGCGCGTGTCGCTCATTGCCGCTATCGGTGGCTTTTTATTCGGGTTCGATACCGGTGTCATCGGTGGTACACAGTTGTACTTCACTGAGTATTTTTCACTGACGCCGTCGGAGCAAGGCTGGGCCGTTGGCAGTGCCTTGTACGGTTGTTTATTTGGCGCACTCGTAGCGGGCTATTTAACTAAGGCAATCAGTCGAAAATTTACGCTGATTTTATCTGCAGTCTTGTTCTGTGTGTCGGCTTGGGGGTCCGGTGTGGCTGGTTCGTTAACCGAGTTAATCGTATACCGGGTTATTGGTGGGGTTGGAATCGGTTTCGCTTCCATGGCCGCGCCGATGTATATCGCAGAAATATCGCCTGCCAGACTGCGTGGGCGTATGGTGTCGTTGTATCAGTTGGCGATCGTGTTTGGTTTTTTCGCCGTTTTTCTGGCCACGTATTATATCGGTGGTGGTAATGCGCAAGGGCTGTCACAGGAAGCACTGCAAGCAGTACACGCTTCGAACCTGGAGCGAGGCTGGCGCGTGATGTTCTGGTCGGAGTTGTTACCGGCAAGCGTGTTTCTGGTGGCTTTGCTGTTCGTGCCGCACAGCCCGCGCTGGTTGGCAATGAAGTCGCGTTTTGATGACGCAGAACGGGTTTTGAGCCGAGTGTATCCAGATCCAGCGGTCGTCGGACAACATATGACGCAAATCAAGGCCTCGTTCGACGAAGCTGAAGTCACTAATTTGAAAGTGTTACTGGCTGGTGGACTCGGTTTCGCGGTGTTCATTGGTGTGATGTTATCGATTTTTCAACAGGTGACCGGCATCAATGCAATCCTGTATTACGGTGCCGAGATATTTAGTAGCGCACTGGGCTACGGTCCGCAGGATGCGCTCAAGCAGCAGCTCTGGCTTGGTGCAGTTAATTTGTTGTTTACATTTGTGGCGATCTACACGGTTGACCACTGGGGTCGTAAACCGTTGTTTCTCGCTGGCACCGTTGGAATGATGTTGGGCCTAACCGTGTTGGGTGTGACGATTTACACGCAGTCAATGGGCGTGGTTTCACTGGTCGCGATTCTGGTATTTATTGGTTCGTTTGCAATGTCGATGGGCCCAGTGGTCTGGGTGATTTTGTCTGAAATCTTTCCGAATCGTGCACGTAGTCTGGCGATGTCGATTGCCGTTGGCGCGCAGTGGCTCTTTAATGGCGTAGTTGCGACGTCCTTCCCGTTGGTGAATCGCAGTGAGCTCAATGTCACACATTTTAATGGTGCTTTGCCGTATTTCATCTTTGCCTTCTTTTGTATTGTGACCTTTATCTTTGTTTGGAAGTATCTGCCTGAAACCAAAGGCAAGACACTCGAGGAAATGGAAAAACTCTGGTAGCACCCTGGTTAGAGCGTCAGTTTCAGCGGGCTGTTAATGATTGTCATCATTGCAAATGAGAATCGTTTGCATTTAGTGTTGAGTTAAGTTAGATTAGGGGCTTCCCAACAATCTGACTTACTAAACGGTGTGAAGCAAGTACGGCCTTGGCTTGTTTTAGTTCTTGCTTTTCATTGGTGATCGATCCGATATATCTATGCAAACGATTTGCTCAATGCAAAAGTGGAAGACGCACATTCAGCGCGGGAACCAGTATTTCTTCGGCCAAAAGTTTGATCAAGCGATGCAGTGCTATGAGGCGGCCAGACGCCAGGCAGAGTGGTTATTTGACGACTGGAACGAACCGGAAGAGGCGGTTTCGTCGTTTGTCGTTACGCATCACAATATCGCGGATGTGTACCAAAAGCGTGGTGAAGTAGCTGCGGCACGGGAGGTCCTCGAGTCCGTGCACGCATTTATTTTGAAGGCAGTAACCTCAACCCCTATCAGCGATGGCCGTCACCCTGCACTGTATCGCGCCTCAATTATCACTTACTCCACGTTGATGGTGCATAAGCGGTGTCATTTATTGTCCAGTTTGCACTAAACAATTCACGTTGGAGTCACTATTGAGTGCAATTGCGCACACGGACCGTGCGCAATCTTCGGCAACTGGGAGAAAACGTTTAGTTTATGCACTATGCTTGTATCAAAGGGCTAAGTTTAGACGTAATTACCAAGAAGCTTCGGGCAATGATTAGTCATTAGTATGAGCGGGCTCTAGTCCGTTAAGACTATATTGGTTTGTGGCAATTTGTGTTCCAATGCGTCAACAACACATTTTACGTTTGGGTTGGGAGATCATGAATATTGAAGAATTGGATACCAAGCATCTATCTGCTAAAGCACTGGCACTGGTGTCAGAGTTCGCGCTGATACTCTATCGACACAGTGGCGTCATTATTAATGTGGACGCGGATGACGTATTGTTGCGAGTCGCTGCTCAAGCGGACGCAACAAAAACACACCTGCAACTCCACGAAATCTACAAACGATTGCGTTCAGAGATTCGTAAAAACTTTCTAGCGTCGTTGCCACCGAGTAAGCTGGCGGCGATGCATGATTTACTGACTGACAAAAGTGCAGTTGATATCATTACGCATCACCGACGCATTCATTAAATAAGTTATCAAGGGGTACGGTATCTATAGTTTTGATGCCCAGACACCGTAGATACTGAGCGATTGCAGACACGGCATGCGCAGAGTGGACTCAGGCATCGGTCGAGCTGCCTGTTTTAAATCTTTCTCTGAGTCGGGTTGTTGCGATTGTGATCGCGCTCGATTGGCTAGGATTGCCAGTGTCGGTTTTATCTGCATGGGGTTTTCTCCAATACGTTGAATGTGACGTCAACTTTAATATCTCAAGCATGCTTTAGATCAAGTGGCGATCGACGTGTTTTTAACGCGGTATGCACGAAAACCAGCAATGAGTGCCTGATTCAACTTGAATCTAGCGGTGTTTATTAGCACAATCGGCGCCCTTATTTCACCCAATACTGCGATTCCATGTTACGAAAATTTGCATCTATCCTCTGTTCGCTCTTAGTCAGTAGTTCGGCTATAGCGGGCGACTGGTCCGGCCAGGGCGAAGCGGGCTATATGCGCGCCAGCGGCAATACACAAAGTGAAACCATCAATCTGGGCCTCAATTTCCTCTGGGAAGGCACTGCCTGGTCCAATGAGTTCGATCTTGCGGTGTATCAGTCATCGAGCGATGGCCTAGATTCTGCCGACAGCCTGGAGGCCGCGTATACTCTAGAACGGAGTTTGAGCGAGCGTAGTAGCCTATTTATGAGCCTCAGTTACTTGGACGACCAGTTCGACGGTTTTACCGAGCAGTCCAGTATCTCAGCGGGTTACAGCTACAAATTGATCGATCGTGAAAGTACAACCTGGGAAACGGGTATTGGTATCGGTTACCGTGATACAGAAGAAATCATTCCGGCCGCAGACCCTGCGTTAGCGCCGACTCTGATCGATATCAGTGGTTCAACGGCGGTGTTGCGTTCCAAGTTCAATACCGAATTGACGGACAATACCAAGTTCAAATGGAATCTGAAGACCGAAATCGGATCGGACAATACCTATGCGCAGAGTGATGCGGCCTTATTGGTGGCGATGAATTCTCGTTTTTCTCTCAAAGCACAGGTGATCGTAAGGCACAATACTGACCCAGCACCAACGTCGAAAAAGACCGACACGGTGTCATTACTCAGTTTGGTGTACAACTTTGGTGAGCGACCGAAGGCTGAGTAATCGGCGCGATCAGCGTTGCATCTTGCGTGCGGTTTGTTCTGGTGTCCAACCTTGAACCCAGCCGCGATGAATGCGTAGGCGGTTATTTTTGATGATAAAAAATGCCGCCAAGCTGTCGCATCGAAACTCGGTAAATAATGCACTGGATACCTGATTTACGTAACCGTGATAGGTGAGAGTACGCAGCCAACGAATCTTATTGCGCGCATTAATTTGCTGGATTACTCGATTGATGATCTCGCGCCGATTAAGTTGGGCAGAGTCGCGAATTACGAAGCCACCGCGCGCAATCGCGGTGAGAAATAGGCTGCTTTTAGACAGTCTGCGCAAATATTTGACGGCACGTTCCCAGTTCCCTGCTTCAATATGTCGTAGAAATGAACGCATACTGCGTAAGTTCTCGTCTGATAACGCTTTGGCGCTGAGCTCAGCGCGAATACCCGCCCGTTTGCGGGTCATATCCGCATCTTCGCTAAAATAGCTTATCGTTTTTAGTCCCCGCATAGACTTGACTTGGTGTGCTCACTCATTGATTAACCCTTGACCCTGTGCACGGAGTATAAATTAATTTTCCATCGCATACATCGTCGACGTACTGGCGCGTCTATCAAACTTGGTTTGCTGCTTTGTCAGTTTATATATGATATATATATGGATCATATAATTCGCGGTGTTATACATATGGGCATTCTAAAAATCAGCGATCAGTTGCATGATGATATTCGGAGTTCAAGCAAAGCAATGTCACGCTCTATTAACGCGCAAGCCGAGTTTTGGATTCGGCTGGGTAAATTGTGTGAAACCAATCCTAGTTTGAGTTACAACGAGATACTGCAGCGCTATTTGCTCACTGAAGATTTAGCGTCAGCACAGACGGCGTGATGAATAAGGTCAAGATAAAGTCGGCGTCGCAAATTGACGCTATGCGTCGTTCTGGTCAGATGTTGGCAGACGTGTTCAAGGCCATGGAGCCGATCGTCAAGCCAGGTGTGTCGACCATGGAGGTCAATGATTTCGTCACTGGATATATTTGTTCTGAGCTCAACGCACGACCAGCCAGTATCGGTCAGTATGGTTATCGGTATGCTTTGAATGCCTCGATCAATGACGTGATCTGCCACGGGATACCGAGTCAGAATGAGGTGCTTGGTCAAGCGGACATCGTCAATTTTGACATCACACTGGAGTACGGTGGTTATATCGCGGATTCGAGTCAGACTTATATCATGCCCGAGGCGTCGAACGCGGCACGTTCATTGGTTCAGAACGCGTATCAGGCTATGGTGTGCGGCATTCGAACAGTGCGCCCTGGCAGCTGTCTGGGCGATGTCGGTTTTGCGATCCAGAAACACGCAGAACAAGCTGGGTATAGCGTGGTGCGAGAATACTGTGGGCACGGTATTGGGCGCGATATGCATGAAGCACCAGAAGTCTTGCACTATGGTCGCCCGGGGACCGGATTGGCATTAAAACCAGGTATGACCTTCACGATTGAACCGATGGTCAATCAAGGCAGTGCGCGGGCTCGAACTATGTCCGATGGTTGGACGGTACGTACGGTGGACGGGGGGCTTTCTGCCCAATGGGAGCATACGATTCTTGTTACTCAGAGTGGTTTTGAAGTGTTGACGTTGCGCGAAGGCGAAGTGATTTAGTAAAGCTGACGGCCTATCACCGGTCGTCCATAATAGTCGGAGAGTGGCGCCGTCGTTACTGCAAATTATTTTATAAATTTGCATAAATATCATGTGTTTGTTGTATATTGTCCAGTATCGGACCTGGTTGGGAGGCCCGTAGTAACTCACTTTTCCTACGTGACAACCACAACCAGGAGCAGGCTCAATGTTTGACAAATTGCTAGACCGACTGGCGCCCGAGAAAATCAAAGGCGCTGCGCCCACGACGGCGGACAAATCCCAGGAAAACTTTGCCCCGAATACCCGAATTGCCTATAAATCGACGCTGGTCCCAACCTTAGAGCAGGAAC
The sequence above is a segment of the Arenicella chitinivorans genome. Coding sequences within it:
- a CDS encoding sugar porter family MFS transporter, encoding MNHAETNRFFTLRVSLIAAIGGFLFGFDTGVIGGTQLYFTEYFSLTPSEQGWAVGSALYGCLFGALVAGYLTKAISRKFTLILSAVLFCVSAWGSGVAGSLTELIVYRVIGGVGIGFASMAAPMYIAEISPARLRGRMVSLYQLAIVFGFFAVFLATYYIGGGNAQGLSQEALQAVHASNLERGWRVMFWSELLPASVFLVALLFVPHSPRWLAMKSRFDDAERVLSRVYPDPAVVGQHMTQIKASFDEAEVTNLKVLLAGGLGFAVFIGVMLSIFQQVTGINAILYYGAEIFSSALGYGPQDALKQQLWLGAVNLLFTFVAIYTVDHWGRKPLFLAGTVGMMLGLTVLGVTIYTQSMGVVSLVAILVFIGSFAMSMGPVVWVILSEIFPNRARSLAMSIAVGAQWLFNGVVATSFPLVNRSELNVTHFNGALPYFIFAFFCIVTFIFVWKYLPETKGKTLEEMEKLW
- a CDS encoding DUF481 domain-containing protein, which translates into the protein MLRKFASILCSLLVSSSAIAGDWSGQGEAGYMRASGNTQSETINLGLNFLWEGTAWSNEFDLAVYQSSSDGLDSADSLEAAYTLERSLSERSSLFMSLSYLDDQFDGFTEQSSISAGYSYKLIDRESTTWETGIGIGYRDTEEIIPAADPALAPTLIDISGSTAVLRSKFNTELTDNTKFKWNLKTEIGSDNTYAQSDAALLVAMNSRFSLKAQVIVRHNTDPAPTSKKTDTVSLLSLVYNFGERPKAE
- a CDS encoding ParD-like family protein, which gives rise to MGILKISDQLHDDIRSSSKAMSRSINAQAEFWIRLGKLCETNPSLSYNEILQRYLLTEDLASAQTA
- the map gene encoding type I methionyl aminopeptidase; translated protein: MNKVKIKSASQIDAMRRSGQMLADVFKAMEPIVKPGVSTMEVNDFVTGYICSELNARPASIGQYGYRYALNASINDVICHGIPSQNEVLGQADIVNFDITLEYGGYIADSSQTYIMPEASNAARSLVQNAYQAMVCGIRTVRPGSCLGDVGFAIQKHAEQAGYSVVREYCGHGIGRDMHEAPEVLHYGRPGTGLALKPGMTFTIEPMVNQGSARARTMSDGWTVRTVDGGLSAQWEHTILVTQSGFEVLTLREGEVI